From Hermetia illucens chromosome 6, iHerIll2.2.curated.20191125, whole genome shotgun sequence, one genomic window encodes:
- the LOC119660618 gene encoding growth hormone-regulated TBC protein 1 isoform X1, with protein MANSKFSDVDEYGFQRPEDFDYLVYEKFMSSYLKVLTERQIRWETLKRKNTDFSKLTRTLKRYIRKGIPTSYRTEVWMKVSGAYQNQQQSPDLYSNLLRAQFDRDTVEAIKIDLPRTFPDNIHFETKKRQLFNVLIAYAHHNRDVGYCQGLNYIAGLLLIVTQKEEPTFWLLKMIVEKIVPSYHTKRMTNLIRDLAVLKELIKLKVPEVNNHIENLGLPYTVIASKWFVCLFAEVLPTETVLRIWDCVFAEGYKILFRVGITLIVAHRNVILQADDISVLAELFRNEIIKGEIATDCHNFMKNIFKVPGNLKRRDLERLRLICIDRTNC; from the exons ATGGCGAATTCTAAATTCAG TGACGTTGACGAGTATGGATTTCAACGCCCAGAAGACTTCGACTATTTAGTATACGAAAAGTTTATGTCATCTTACCTGAAAGTCCTAACAGAACGACAAATACGATGGGAAACGTTGAAACGAAAGAATACagatttttcgaaattgactCGAACTCTTAAACGTTATATCAGAAAGGGAATACCCA CGTCCTATCGCACTGAAGTGTGGATGAAAGTATCTGGTGCATATCAAAATCAACAGCAATCTCCAGATCTCTATAGTAATTTACTGAGAGCGCAATTCGATAGGGATACAGTGGAAGCTATTAAAATAGATCTTCCACGTACTTTCCCCGATAATATTCATTTCGAAACGAAAAAGAGACAGCTTTTCAATGTTCTTATTGCATACGCACACCATAACCGCGACGTAGGCTACTGCCAAGGACTGAATTATATAGCAG GTCTATTATTGATAGTTACACAAAAAGAGGAACCAACATTTTGGCTGCTTAAAATGATTGTCGAGAAAATAGTTCCTTCATATCATACCAAGAGAATGACCAATTTAATTCGAGATTTAGCTGTTTTAAAAGAGctaatcaaattaaaagtaCCTGAAGTTAATAATCATATAGAAAATTTAG GTTTACCATACACTGTGATAGCAAGCAAATGGTTCGTGTGCCTATTTGCGGAAGTACTGCCAACCGAAACTGTGCTTCGAATTTGGGATTGTGTTTTCGCAGAGGGATATAAG ATCCTCTTTCGAGTAGGAATCACCCTAATTGTTGCGCATAGAAACGTTATTTTACAAGCCGACGACATATCTGTGCTAGCTGAATTGTTTCGCAACGAAATTATCAAAGGCGAGATCGCCACCGATTGTCataattttatgaaaaacattttcaaagtaCCTGGTAACTTAAAGCGAAGAGACTTGGAACGTTTAAGATTGATCTGCATCGATCGAACAAACTGTTAG
- the LOC119660618 gene encoding growth hormone-regulated TBC protein 1 isoform X2, which yields MLLVCDVDEYGFQRPEDFDYLVYEKFMSSYLKVLTERQIRWETLKRKNTDFSKLTRTLKRYIRKGIPTSYRTEVWMKVSGAYQNQQQSPDLYSNLLRAQFDRDTVEAIKIDLPRTFPDNIHFETKKRQLFNVLIAYAHHNRDVGYCQGLNYIAGLLLIVTQKEEPTFWLLKMIVEKIVPSYHTKRMTNLIRDLAVLKELIKLKVPEVNNHIENLGLPYTVIASKWFVCLFAEVLPTETVLRIWDCVFAEGYKILFRVGITLIVAHRNVILQADDISVLAELFRNEIIKGEIATDCHNFMKNIFKVPGNLKRRDLERLRLICIDRTNC from the exons ATGCTGTTGGTGTG TGACGTTGACGAGTATGGATTTCAACGCCCAGAAGACTTCGACTATTTAGTATACGAAAAGTTTATGTCATCTTACCTGAAAGTCCTAACAGAACGACAAATACGATGGGAAACGTTGAAACGAAAGAATACagatttttcgaaattgactCGAACTCTTAAACGTTATATCAGAAAGGGAATACCCA CGTCCTATCGCACTGAAGTGTGGATGAAAGTATCTGGTGCATATCAAAATCAACAGCAATCTCCAGATCTCTATAGTAATTTACTGAGAGCGCAATTCGATAGGGATACAGTGGAAGCTATTAAAATAGATCTTCCACGTACTTTCCCCGATAATATTCATTTCGAAACGAAAAAGAGACAGCTTTTCAATGTTCTTATTGCATACGCACACCATAACCGCGACGTAGGCTACTGCCAAGGACTGAATTATATAGCAG GTCTATTATTGATAGTTACACAAAAAGAGGAACCAACATTTTGGCTGCTTAAAATGATTGTCGAGAAAATAGTTCCTTCATATCATACCAAGAGAATGACCAATTTAATTCGAGATTTAGCTGTTTTAAAAGAGctaatcaaattaaaagtaCCTGAAGTTAATAATCATATAGAAAATTTAG GTTTACCATACACTGTGATAGCAAGCAAATGGTTCGTGTGCCTATTTGCGGAAGTACTGCCAACCGAAACTGTGCTTCGAATTTGGGATTGTGTTTTCGCAGAGGGATATAAG ATCCTCTTTCGAGTAGGAATCACCCTAATTGTTGCGCATAGAAACGTTATTTTACAAGCCGACGACATATCTGTGCTAGCTGAATTGTTTCGCAACGAAATTATCAAAGGCGAGATCGCCACCGATTGTCataattttatgaaaaacattttcaaagtaCCTGGTAACTTAAAGCGAAGAGACTTGGAACGTTTAAGATTGATCTGCATCGATCGAACAAACTGTTAG
- the LOC119660620 gene encoding transmembrane protein 216-like, which yields MVNASLAYEILMYLNSFYFGMFAACELGIGVLKAINLQYTQSVLIRESCLLVVLCLLETIRIVLGRRGSLSDRGWQVLTSVVLSLPCACGVGYFLIFQTYILRLEYILCALMLALHTTEIVFSVMFICTLCRPVTYT from the exons ATGGTGAATGCTAGTTTAGCTTACGAAATCCTCATGTATTTAAATTCATTTTACTTCGGAATGTTCGCTGCCTGCGAGCTGGGGATCGGTGTTCTAAAGGCTATCAACTTACAATATACTCAAAGTGTTTTAATACGGGAATCATGTCTTCTGGTGGTGCTTTGCTTGTTAGAAACAATTCGGATAGTTCTAGGGAGAAGGGGGAGTCTGAGCGACCGCG GATGGCAGGTTCTTACATCAGTTGTCCTATCGTTGCCGTGCGCTTGTGGTGTgggatattttttaattttccagaCATATATCCTGAGATTAGAATATATATTATGTGCCTTAATGCTGGCCCTCCACACAACAGAAATAGTGTTTTCTGTTATGTTCATTTGCACACTGTGTCGCCCTGTGACGTATACCTAG